The following proteins come from a genomic window of Alnus glutinosa chromosome 10, dhAlnGlut1.1, whole genome shotgun sequence:
- the LOC133878779 gene encoding RING-H2 finger protein ATL8-like — MISSGINLVMTVIGFGVSTMFIVFVCTRLVCARIHLNASRRSLPVAYRSDLSILERGLHGLEPVVVAKFPTRKYSDEFFSASENTQCTVCLAEFRGEDTLRILPYCGHYFHVTCIDIWLQQHSTCPVCRISLREFPERKRLMQPLFSSAVRSHYSAESFNTHSYHCLATGNGFPVRTHGSGGMDPIQEDRWVPEGNRAEAGENISPLSEGDQITKDSGTKHVESPSNP; from the exons ATGATATCTTCGGGGATAAATTTGGTGATGACGGTGATAGGGTTCGGGGTGAGCACCATGTTCATCGTGTTCGTGTGCACGCGACTCGTTTGCGCTCGGATTCACTTGAATGCTTCCAGGCGCTCCTTGCCTGTCGCTTACAGATCTGATCTCAGTATC CTGGAGCGAGGTTTACATGGTCTTGAACCTGTAGTTGTAGCAAAATTTCCTACAAGGAAGTATAGCGATGAGTTTTTCTCGGCTTCAGAAAATACTCA ATGCACTGTTTGCCTCGCAGAATTCCGTGGCGAAGATACATTGCGTATCCTCCCCTACTGTGGGCACTACTTCCATGTGACCTGCATAGACATATGGCTGCAGCAACATTCAACATGTCCTGTTTGTCGAATATCATTGCGTGAGTTTCCTGAGAGAAAACGGTTAATGCAACCCTTGTTCAGTTCAGCTGTTCGATCCCATTACAGTGCAGAGTCCTTCAACACCCATTCTTATCATTGTCTAGCTACTGGTAATGGGTTTCCAGTGAGAACCCATGGCAGCGGTGGGATGGATCCCATTCAAGAGGATCGTTGGGTACCTGAGGGTAATAGAGCAGAAGCTGGGGAGAACATCTCCCCATTAAGTGAGGGTGATCAGATCACAAAAGACTCAGGAACCAAGCATGTAGAAAGCCCCTCAAATCCCTAA